From the Manihot esculenta cultivar AM560-2 chromosome 3, M.esculenta_v8, whole genome shotgun sequence genome, one window contains:
- the LOC110610268 gene encoding rab3 GTPase-activating protein catalytic subunit, whose amino-acid sequence MEAPSFVSKARTAFHSAAAKAERVFTDIKSDFISDRADSDKPSPKESKKQIEYESLKNDDESKSNEGKHLRWRSAHIGTKQEWQDKLKKIRIGKKGSENHTEKVENPNMAVPFYDENLYILNMKNDAEAKGSQVSFIVERLNSTSPDSIPPTSVMKQLAIAIDAGKKHKSMKDILSSSGGSSPIMERASLSLAAVKSLVLRDKEDKLASEFGGDEEKVSSLIQSLFDVEGKFLKRNISSGLEQLSMSRDIHGAPPESLLAKLSEVIGSFKTLRKMAFIWCKIVDEMRRHWSEERHIPGIPVDDLPDLNLCLLYQKLQVINCCVSRKRRRIIATQSLELVMRDASSCAEQSAISNEAIGSSVILYARLSNGENVLRLGADQPADNLTLLETGEPVYSPITQEGPLLTEDLIKENEEFVLRTGSVGAGCSQLLSDMQAFKAANPGCILEDFVRWHSPPDWTDNLDEDNEFFEGGDVTSSRGQLSSRMQKEGNLWRELWQTAKAIPAIKQAPQFDEDLAVEGILHDLEELSPSELFEQLFISLLGLGILVTESKVSSNNDLSKLFHKCKDYIIFTCQGNNWSEKVDDLCQVYETLEKIVLEPEEVLKAVKQAEEATTPTAGESKGRFKRLGLNFGNKDRNLRKSSFKETCSEISPRQQFSNFFDGKSSLFSKKPPKPESASSGDRTPSSDENDWTIVNP is encoded by the exons ATGGAGGCGCCTTCTTTTGTCTCCAAAGCAAGGACCGCCTTCCATTCTGCTGCTGCTAAAGCGGAGCGAGTTTTCACCGATATTAAATCAGACTTTATATCCGATCGAGCAG ATTCGGATAAGCCATCGCCGAAGGAATCGAAGAAGCAAATAGAATATGAGTCTTTGAAGAATGACGATGAGTCAAAG AGTAATGAAGGGAAACATTTGAGGTGGAGATCTGCGCATATAGGGACAAAGCAGGAGTGGCAGGATAAGCTCAAGAAAATTAGAATTGGAAAGAAAGGATCTGAAAATCACACGGAGAAAGTTGAAAATCCAAACATGGCTGTTCCATTTTATGATGAAAATTTGTACATACTGAACATGAAAAATGATGCTGAGGCAAAG GGTTCACAAGTGTCCTTCATAGTAGAAAGATTAAATTCTACCAGCCCAGATAGCATTCCTCCAACATCTGTCATGAAGCAGTTGGCTATAGCTATTGA TGCTGGGAAGAAGCACAAGTCAATGAAAGATATTTTGTCATCATCTGGAGGCTCTTCACCTATCATGGAGAGGGCAAGCTTGAGCCTTGCTGCAGTGAAGTCATTAGTTCTTCGTGACAAGGAGGATAAGCTTGCATCTGAGTTTGGGGGTGATGAGGAGAAAGTTTCTTCCTTGATACAATCACTGTTTGATGTAG AGGGAAAGTTTCTCAAAAGGAATATCAGCTCTGGTTTAGAACAATTATCTATGTCCCGAGATATTCATGGTGCTCCTCCTGAGAGCTTGCTTGCCAAGCTATCTGAAGTAATTGGGAGCTTTAAAACCCTGCGGAAAATGGCATTTATATGGTGCAAAATTGTGGATGAA ATGAGGAGACACTGGTCTGAAGAACGACATATACCTGGCATCCCTGTGGATGATCTTCCAGATCTAAATTTATGTCTTTTATACCAGAAACTTCAAGTTATCAATTGCTGTGTTTCAAGGAAACGGCGTCGCATTATTGCCACTCAATCACTAGAATTGGTAATGAGGGATGCCAGTTCATGTGCTGAACAGTCAGCTATTTCAAATGAGGCCATAGGTTCAAGCGTTATCTTGTATGCCAGATTGAGCAATGGGGAAAATGTCCTTCGGTTGGGTGCTGATCAGCCAGCTGACAATTTAACCCTGTTGGAAACTGGTGAACCAGTATACTCACCAATAACACAG GAAGGGCCTTTGCTCACTGAAGATCTTATCAAAGAAAATGAGGAGTTTGTGCTTCGAACTGGGAG tgTTGGTGCTGGTTGTTCTCAACTCCTCTCGGACATGCAGGCCTTCAAG GCTGCAAATCCTGGTTGTATCTTGGAGGATTTTGTAAGATGGCATTCTCCTCCAGATTGGACAGATAATCTTGACGAGGATAATGAGTTTTTTGAGGGAGGTGACGTAACTTCTTCAAGAGGTCAACTAAGCAGTCGAATGCAAAAAGAAG GTAACCTGTGGCGTGAACTATGGCAAACAGCCAAAGCAATACCAGCTATTAAACAGGCTCCCCAATTTGATGAGGACTTGGCAGT GGAGGGTATACTGCACGACCTAGAGGAACTCTCACCTTCTGAGCTGTTTGAGCAGCTGTTTATTTCTTTG CTTGGATTAGGAATTTTAGTGACCGAGTCTAAAGTCTCAAGCAACAATGATCTGTCAAAGCTGTTTCACAAGTGTAAAGACTACATTATTTTCACTTGTCAAGGAAACAACTGGAGTGAGAAAGTTGATGACCTCTGCCAG GTCTATGAAACACTGGAGAAAATAGTGCTCGAACCAGAGGAAGTCCTGAAGGCAGTAAAGCAGGCGGAAGAAGCCACCACTCCCACTGCGGGTGAATCCAAAGGTAGGTTTAAGAGACTTGGCCTGAACTTTGGCAACAAGGATAGAAACCTGAGAAAATCATCATTTAAAGAAACGTGTTCGGAGATTTCACCTCGTCAACAATTCTCTAATTTCTTTGATGGCAAATCATCTTTGTTTTCAAAGAAGCCTCCTAAGCCTGAGAGTGCATCCTCGGGTGATAGAACTCCTAGTTCAGATGAAAATGATTGGACAATTGTTAACCCGTAA
- the LOC122723348 gene encoding uncharacterized protein LOC122723348, whose translation MKCIQFQSSFPSLHLQPQQKPQLQKLKPYKWLCPSSQRMLSRTRAIINPLILADASQPKGGDISVLLQTGGLLLFVYGIANFVVPAFISKQYESDEKTEEDSMSDEDGSTGDDKDGMPKPKSLGKKRGFQGTRT comes from the exons ATGAAGTGTATCCAATTTCAGTCTTCATTTCCTTCCTTGCATCTACAACCCCAGCAGAAGCCTCAGCTGCAGAAACTGAAGCCATACAAATGGCTATGCCCTTCTTCCCAAAGAATGTTATCAAGGACTAGGGCTATTATTAACCCTCTGATTCTCGCCGACGCTTCGCAACCTAAAGGAGGAGATATATCTGTCCTCCTTCAAACTGG TGGTTTGCTTTTGTTTGTTTATGGGATAGCAAACTTTGTGGTGCCGGCCTTCATTTCCAAACAATACGAATCGGACGAGAAAACGGAGGAAGATTCAATGTCAGATGAGGATGGCTCCACAGGTGATGACAAAGATGGTATGCCAAAGCCAAAATCACTTGGAAAAAAACGAGGCTTCCAAGGCACGAGGACATGA
- the LOC110610599 gene encoding uncharacterized protein LOC110610599, translating to MESTAEAKYAAFEEKVERTIFVDNLSPQVTEPVLKKALDQFGTVVSVSFIPNYLETLSIPSCALVEMENSEKAKKVISSITQFPFMMAGMPRPVRARLAEAEMFDDRPVKPGRKIHCHWLDPSDPDFEVAKKLKLVTRKHATEASFLLKQQLDREEKLHKQQAETLKANFKKYEMIVGVLGDKTAQNLAGHYGMRVSDDS from the exons ATGGAGTCTACAGCTGAAGCAAAGTATGCTGCATTTGAAGAAAAAGTAGAGCGGACAATTTTTGTTGACAACCTCTCACCACAAGTTACTGAACCTGTCTTAAAAAAGGCTTTAGATCAGTTTGGAACTGTTGTGAGTGTAAGTTTTATTCCAAACTACTTGGAAACCTTGAGTATCCCTTCTTGTGCTCTGGTAGAGATGGAGAACTCTGAGAAAGCCAAAAAAGTCATCTCATCAATAACCCAATTTCCTTTCATGATGGCTGGGATGCCAAGACCTGTGAGGGCCCGTCTTGCCGAAGCCGAGATGTTTGATGATCGCCCAGTGAAGCCTGGTAGAAAGATACACTGCCATTGGTTGGACCCAAGTGACCCTGATTTTGAGGTAGCAAAGAAACTGAAGCTCGTTACCCGAAAGCATGCTACTGAAGCTTCGTTCTTGCTCAAG CAACAATTGGACAGAGAAGAGAAACTACATAAGCAACAGGCGGAGACCCTAAAAGCAAACTTTAAGAAGTATGAGATGATAGTTGGTGTCCTGGGTGATAAAACTGCCCAAAATCTGGCAGGCCATTATGGTATGAGAGTTTCAGATGATTCGTAA